A genomic region of Micromonospora sp. NBRC 110009 contains the following coding sequences:
- a CDS encoding DUF6758 family protein, which translates to MHGEYRCLRCGPVPPLHVPEHINAEIVASVVERLASSADPTGRPGVPLWSPWPLPTGWTLTGVAWAGDDRGGIRATAIACAGPAPLDGGPADLLFVAEEPGVGLGSRFAALPGLDPGPQVAEALTDPGPGHPERLPHAKIRVGGHPTPLWLVNSPTDRSAYAGEARGMWLHAIAWPASAGHLLAEEVVLHDLTEWTPPELVYGAPSPYLHGRA; encoded by the coding sequence ATGCACGGTGAGTACCGGTGCCTGCGCTGCGGCCCGGTGCCGCCGCTGCACGTGCCCGAGCACATCAACGCCGAGATCGTGGCGAGTGTGGTGGAGCGGCTGGCGAGCAGCGCCGACCCGACCGGGCGGCCCGGCGTACCGCTCTGGTCCCCGTGGCCGCTGCCCACCGGGTGGACCCTGACCGGGGTGGCCTGGGCGGGCGACGACCGGGGCGGGATCCGGGCCACCGCGATCGCCTGCGCCGGCCCGGCGCCGCTCGACGGTGGGCCGGCCGATCTTCTTTTCGTCGCCGAGGAGCCGGGCGTCGGGCTGGGGTCCCGGTTCGCCGCCCTGCCCGGTCTGGACCCGGGGCCCCAGGTCGCGGAGGCACTGACCGACCCGGGCCCGGGCCACCCGGAGCGCCTGCCGCACGCCAAGATCAGAGTGGGCGGTCACCCGACTCCACTGTGGCTCGTGAATTCGCCGACAGATCGAAGCGCGTACGCCGGCGAGGCTCGGGGAATGTGGCTGCATGCGATAGCCTGGCCAGCGAGTGCGGGTCACCTCCTCGCGGAAGAAGTCGTGCTGCACGACCTCACCGAGTGGACACCGCCCGAACTCGTGTACGGCGCACCGTCTCCGTACCTGCACGGGCGGGCCTGA
- a CDS encoding dynamin family protein, giving the protein MIAAIWLDVLDEIARTCSAHGRGDLLQTVRQKRVQLLDPRLRVLVIGESHQGKSQLVNAIINAPACPVGDGRTTVLPTVVQHAEVPSATVVQAPPATPGRPAGTTVPAAAERIPVPLDQVAAGVAGTLGRRPGAGPAYVEIGLSRALLGAGLVLVDTPGTDEVAALGAAGPAAAPAGADTVLLVSDSTRELSAGELTMLLHVARSHPNVVVVQTKTDLVPDWRAVAERNRQHLADAGVPAPVIPVSAALRLRAAVGDDRELNAESGFPVLIARLQRDLADKSDRLARAAVGVIARTVVEQLAAPLRADLASQEAEEQSGPIARLHAAQREVDELRRCSTRWQNTLADEMADLLADIEYDLRDRTRQILRMVDETFDAADPLVSWDDFQDWLERSLVEAAAANHEWLVQRCDWAARRVAGNFARYGGDVLPPWSMTTPADLGDRLPDIERPNIDRFTPTQKVITGMRGSYGGMLMIGLATTLAGLPMINPLSVGVGALLGGKSIRDESRQLLRRRQSVVKTAVQRHVDDFFVRITKDRRDAARQVQRMLRDHFTALTEELQEAIIRSFRSAKQAADTDAAVRDQRQRELRLKMTRLATLFEQAQQLAGARPAPASLGPRA; this is encoded by the coding sequence GTGATCGCGGCGATCTGGCTGGACGTGCTCGACGAGATCGCCCGTACGTGCAGTGCACACGGGCGAGGTGACCTGCTCCAGACGGTGCGGCAGAAACGGGTCCAACTGCTCGACCCCAGGCTGCGCGTCCTGGTCATCGGCGAGTCGCACCAGGGCAAGAGCCAGCTCGTCAACGCCATCATCAACGCGCCGGCCTGCCCGGTCGGCGACGGCCGCACCACCGTGCTGCCGACCGTGGTGCAGCACGCCGAGGTGCCTTCGGCCACCGTGGTGCAGGCGCCGCCGGCGACCCCCGGCCGGCCCGCCGGCACCACGGTCCCGGCGGCCGCCGAGCGGATCCCGGTACCGCTGGACCAGGTCGCCGCGGGGGTGGCCGGCACGCTCGGCCGCCGGCCCGGCGCCGGCCCGGCGTACGTCGAGATCGGACTGTCCCGCGCGCTGCTCGGCGCCGGGCTGGTGCTGGTGGACACCCCGGGCACCGACGAGGTCGCCGCGCTCGGCGCGGCCGGCCCGGCCGCCGCGCCGGCCGGGGCGGATACCGTGCTGCTGGTCTCCGACTCCACCCGGGAGCTCTCCGCCGGCGAGCTGACCATGCTGCTGCACGTCGCCCGGTCGCACCCGAACGTGGTGGTGGTGCAGACCAAGACCGATCTCGTACCGGACTGGCGTGCGGTCGCCGAGCGCAACCGGCAGCACCTCGCCGACGCCGGCGTGCCGGCACCGGTGATTCCGGTCTCGGCGGCGCTGCGGCTGCGCGCGGCCGTCGGCGACGACCGGGAACTCAACGCCGAGTCCGGCTTCCCCGTGCTGATCGCCCGGCTGCAGCGGGACCTCGCCGACAAGTCCGACCGGCTGGCCCGCGCCGCCGTCGGGGTGATCGCCCGGACCGTGGTGGAACAGCTCGCCGCGCCGCTGCGCGCCGACCTGGCGAGCCAGGAGGCCGAGGAGCAGTCCGGCCCGATCGCCCGGTTGCACGCGGCGCAGCGGGAGGTCGACGAGCTGCGCCGCTGCTCCACGAGGTGGCAGAACACGCTCGCCGACGAGATGGCCGACCTGCTCGCCGACATCGAGTACGACCTGCGTGACCGGACCCGACAGATCCTGCGCATGGTCGACGAGACGTTCGACGCGGCCGACCCGCTGGTCAGCTGGGACGACTTCCAGGACTGGCTGGAGCGGAGCCTGGTGGAGGCGGCGGCGGCGAACCACGAGTGGCTGGTGCAGCGCTGCGACTGGGCCGCCCGCCGGGTGGCCGGCAACTTCGCCCGGTACGGCGGTGACGTGCTGCCGCCCTGGTCGATGACGACCCCGGCGGACCTCGGCGACCGGCTGCCGGACATCGAACGGCCCAACATCGACCGGTTCACCCCGACCCAGAAGGTGATCACCGGCATGCGCGGCTCGTACGGCGGCATGCTGATGATCGGCCTGGCGACCACGCTGGCCGGCCTGCCGATGATCAACCCGCTCTCGGTCGGCGTCGGTGCCCTGCTCGGCGGCAAGAGCATCCGGGACGAGAGCAGGCAGCTGCTCCGCCGCCGCCAGTCGGTCGTCAAGACGGCGGTCCAGCGGCACGTCGACGACTTCTTCGTCCGGATCACCAAGGACCGCCGGGACGCCGCCCGGCAGGTGCAGCGGATGCTCCGGGATCACTTCACCGCGCTGACCGAGGAACTGCAGGAGGCCATCATCCGGTCGTTCCGCAGCGCCAAGCAGGCGGCCGACACCGATGCGGCGGTCCGTGACCAGCGGCAGCGCGAGCTCCGGCTGAAGATGACCCGGCTGGCCACGCTCTTCGAGCAGGCGCAGCAGCTGGCCGGTGCCCGGCCCGCCCCGGCGTCCCTGGGGCCCCGGGCATGA
- a CDS encoding PH domain-containing protein — protein MGSPSGPPFDPDDPDRERRERDTEPIPRIDPDEGPGYGAGPGLGDGPSLSDDVGYGPGPGYAGEGRSGRAWIRDPEAGYQPPQISEDELSGLRADAAGMAPRRVLPLEDEPSPLAARYLFPTERFRGEWKRHWIYIAKPLIIGVLATFILGYLSGFLAGNQTGALTTVAVLLWFLVIGWVAWQIAEWWYNRFILTNKRVMVVDGVITRRVAMMPLVRVTDMKYEQSPTGRALNYGTFVLESAGQEQALREIKSLPNPNELYLRVVEEMYEPQAVEARIGKEQDEAKADDGA, from the coding sequence ATGGGAAGCCCCTCCGGACCACCCTTCGACCCGGACGACCCCGATCGGGAGCGCCGGGAGCGCGACACCGAGCCGATCCCCCGCATCGACCCCGACGAAGGCCCTGGCTACGGCGCTGGCCCCGGCCTGGGTGACGGTCCTTCCCTTTCGGACGACGTCGGCTACGGCCCCGGCCCAGGCTACGCCGGCGAGGGCCGCTCCGGGCGGGCCTGGATCCGCGACCCGGAGGCCGGCTACCAGCCGCCCCAGATCTCCGAGGATGAGCTTTCCGGGCTGCGCGCCGACGCCGCCGGCATGGCCCCGCGCCGAGTGCTCCCGCTGGAGGACGAGCCGAGCCCGCTGGCCGCGCGCTACCTGTTCCCCACCGAGCGGTTCCGCGGCGAGTGGAAGCGGCACTGGATCTACATCGCAAAGCCGCTGATCATCGGCGTCCTGGCGACCTTCATCCTCGGTTACCTCTCCGGCTTCCTCGCCGGGAACCAGACCGGGGCTTTGACCACCGTCGCCGTGCTCCTCTGGTTCCTGGTCATCGGCTGGGTCGCCTGGCAGATCGCCGAATGGTGGTACAACCGCTTCATCCTCACCAACAAGCGGGTGATGGTGGTGGACGGCGTCATCACCCGGCGGGTGGCGATGATGCCGCTGGTCCGGGTCACCGACATGAAGTACGAGCAGTCGCCGACCGGTCGGGCGCTCAACTACGGCACCTTCGTGCTGGAGTCCGCCGGCCAGGAGCAGGCGCTCCGCGAGATCAAGAGTCTGCCCAACCCGAACGAGCTCTACCTGCGTGTCGTGGAAGAGATGTACGAGCCGCAGGCGGTCGAGGCGCGGATCGGCAAGGAGCAGGACGAGGCGAAGGCCGACGACGGCGCCTGA
- a CDS encoding IniB N-terminal domain-containing protein has product MDSQQTAQVNSHQSVDSQQTLHDFVLNLLTDPDARSAFDLDPEGALQAAGLTDVTAADVQDVVPLVVDYAPGAGLASVAPVAGQLGIDPLTTDATDVIGQLQAVPEQISVNSTHSGVDATAGALGAIAVDPLGGYAGAAVLPGIGVGIGPGGLATDLTGVHDVAHTLDADVVGSVDGVTSPVVGDVAGTVANPLGATEAGVLHGDVLGGDLGVLSGTQAQVDGVVGSLGVDHTLGGLGLGDGTGVVPSVHVPATVDAVTQHVDGTLSGVGGTVNGVTGTVGGLTGGLTGDSGTHSDTTVHTDVHAGSDGGLLGGLF; this is encoded by the coding sequence ATGGATTCGCAGCAGACCGCGCAGGTTAATTCGCACCAGAGCGTGGATTCGCAACAGACCCTGCACGACTTCGTGCTCAACCTGCTGACCGACCCGGACGCGCGGTCGGCCTTCGACCTCGACCCGGAGGGTGCGCTGCAGGCCGCGGGGCTCACCGACGTCACCGCCGCCGACGTGCAGGACGTGGTTCCGCTGGTGGTCGACTACGCCCCCGGGGCGGGCCTCGCGTCGGTGGCCCCGGTGGCCGGTCAGCTCGGGATCGACCCGCTCACCACGGACGCCACCGACGTGATCGGCCAGCTCCAGGCGGTGCCGGAGCAGATCAGCGTCAACAGCACCCACAGCGGCGTGGACGCCACGGCCGGCGCGCTGGGCGCCATCGCGGTCGACCCGCTCGGCGGGTACGCCGGGGCGGCCGTGCTGCCGGGGATCGGCGTGGGCATCGGGCCGGGTGGCCTCGCCACCGACCTGACCGGGGTGCACGACGTGGCGCACACCCTCGACGCGGACGTGGTGGGCAGCGTGGACGGCGTGACCAGCCCGGTGGTCGGGGACGTCGCCGGCACGGTCGCCAACCCGCTCGGCGCCACCGAGGCCGGCGTGCTCCACGGCGACGTGCTCGGCGGTGACCTGGGCGTCCTGTCCGGCACGCAGGCCCAGGTCGACGGCGTCGTCGGCTCGCTCGGCGTCGACCACACCCTGGGCGGGCTCGGCCTGGGTGACGGCACCGGCGTGGTGCCGTCGGTGCACGTTCCGGCCACGGTGGACGCCGTCACCCAGCACGTGGACGGCACCCTGTCCGGCGTCGGCGGCACGGTCAACGGCGTCACCGGCACGGTCGGCGGGCTCACCGGCGGACTGACCGGCGACTCCGGGACCCACAGCGACACCACCGTCCACACCGATGTGCACGCCGGCTCCGACGGCGGCCTGCTGGGCGGCCTGTTCTGA
- a CDS encoding Hsp70 family protein, producing the protein MPYVLGMDIGSTSTTAAVARWRGETWARPEVVALGGASHAVPSVLHLAPDGSLTVGEAATDDCSRVTRDFVRRIGDDVPLLLGGEPCAPQTLVAELAMWVVERVSAREGEFAEAVVLSHPAGWGRHRRDLLHRALRDLGLRNVTLLPRPVTVAESHAARGFPGTTAAVYALGGNTFEAALVRRVPGGTYEAFGLAQSLETAAGSDFDEALAEHVRTVLGREFGAGRAPHPTPHGLLPACDRAKRELTVATETDVLLTPPTGPVRVPVTRAQFEDLIRPAVRAGVELLIRTVQSAGLAPTQLDGVLLAGGSARIPLVTELLAAAVPVPVEVEPDPQLTAATGAALAAGQVVSPRPRRPAPAAATRPVSGAAAPVPAWPLPEPEHTVHGEPPPRPPVRITPLSLPKASRLALARGRGREG; encoded by the coding sequence ATGCCGTACGTCCTGGGGATGGACATCGGGAGCACCAGCACCACCGCCGCGGTGGCCCGGTGGCGGGGCGAGACCTGGGCCCGTCCCGAGGTGGTCGCGCTGGGCGGCGCGTCCCACGCCGTACCGTCGGTGCTGCACCTGGCGCCGGACGGGTCGCTCACCGTGGGCGAGGCCGCCACCGACGACTGCAGCCGGGTCACCCGCGACTTCGTCCGCCGGATCGGCGACGACGTGCCCCTGCTGCTCGGCGGTGAACCCTGCGCGCCGCAGACGCTGGTGGCGGAACTGGCGATGTGGGTGGTGGAACGGGTCTCCGCCCGGGAAGGCGAGTTCGCCGAAGCCGTCGTGCTCAGCCACCCCGCGGGATGGGGCCGGCACCGGCGCGACCTGCTGCACCGGGCGCTCCGGGACCTGGGCCTGCGCAACGTCACGCTGCTCCCCCGCCCGGTCACGGTCGCCGAGAGCCACGCCGCCCGAGGCTTCCCGGGCACCACCGCCGCCGTCTACGCCCTCGGCGGCAACACCTTCGAGGCGGCTCTGGTCCGGCGCGTCCCGGGTGGCACCTACGAGGCGTTCGGCCTGGCGCAGAGCCTGGAGACCGCCGCCGGCAGCGACTTCGACGAGGCGCTCGCGGAGCACGTCCGGACCGTGCTCGGCCGGGAGTTCGGCGCAGGCCGAGCACCGCACCCGACGCCGCACGGACTGCTGCCGGCGTGCGACCGGGCCAAGCGCGAGCTGACCGTCGCCACGGAGACCGACGTCCTGCTGACCCCGCCGACGGGCCCGGTCCGGGTGCCGGTGACCCGGGCACAGTTCGAGGACCTGATCCGGCCGGCGGTGCGGGCGGGCGTCGAGCTGCTGATCCGCACCGTACAGTCGGCCGGCCTGGCGCCCACGCAGCTCGACGGCGTCCTCCTCGCCGGCGGATCGGCCCGGATCCCGCTGGTCACCGAACTGCTCGCCGCGGCCGTTCCGGTCCCCGTCGAGGTGGAGCCGGATCCCCAGCTGACCGCCGCGACCGGGGCGGCGCTCGCCGCCGGCCAGGTGGTCTCACCGCGCCCCCGCCGGCCGGCCCCGGCGGCCGCGACCAGGCCGGTCAGTGGCGCCGCGGCGCCGGTCCCGGCGTGGCCACTCCCCGAGCCCGAGCACACCGTCCACGGCGAGCCACCACCCCGTCCCCCGGTCCGGATCACCCCGCTGAGCCTGCCGAAGGCGTCCCGCCTGGCGTTGGCCCGGGGCCGGGGACGCGAAGGATGA
- a CDS encoding dynamin family protein, whose protein sequence is MTVGLRLDEAVWGLLHQALQLYRDNPRATDQLRHELARLEQPLRIAVAGPWRSGKSTLLNALMGEEVAPIDGVDGSSLFTWYEDGAQPRATAYSTGHPPQELAIVKSPTGMRVDLVGWRAGELRDVVVRWPTRTLRQVTLIDTPATGLDEQDRASVMDRVLRDADAVLYLTRDGRDSDLRVLEGTRESAVGQAAAINVVMVLSRVDETGGGRIDGLLTARQLARRQHRDPRVDALCVNVVPCSGLLGLAGRILSESDFAVLAALARVSRPELEPHLLSADRFLRGDLPLRLDAGVRAALLDRLGLFGLRLATTLIRTGCDTRAKLSAELIRRSGLTELRESMARFLVDRRDTLKARSALAAVEALVRAEPARGADELLGRVEQILVAAHEFRELRLLAALRTSRLGFDAELAAEAQRLVGGDGIGLAARLGVEHDASVQRLWDAAAEAQWRWRNRAEDPLLRLAQRRGAQVVVRSCEGMLAELAEGGR, encoded by the coding sequence ATGACCGTCGGGCTGCGGCTGGACGAGGCCGTGTGGGGGCTGCTGCACCAGGCCCTCCAGCTCTACCGGGACAACCCGCGGGCGACCGACCAGCTCCGGCACGAGCTGGCCCGGCTGGAGCAGCCGCTGCGGATCGCCGTCGCCGGCCCGTGGCGGTCCGGCAAGTCGACGCTGCTGAACGCGCTCATGGGCGAGGAGGTCGCGCCGATCGACGGGGTGGACGGCAGCAGCCTCTTCACCTGGTACGAGGACGGGGCGCAGCCGCGCGCCACCGCCTACTCCACCGGTCACCCGCCACAGGAGCTGGCAATCGTCAAGTCGCCGACCGGGATGCGGGTGGACCTGGTCGGCTGGCGGGCGGGTGAGCTGCGGGACGTCGTGGTGCGCTGGCCGACCCGGACGCTGCGCCAGGTGACCCTGATCGACACCCCGGCCACCGGTCTCGACGAGCAGGACCGGGCATCCGTGATGGACCGGGTGCTGCGCGACGCGGACGCGGTGTTGTACCTGACTCGGGACGGACGCGACAGCGACCTGCGGGTGCTGGAGGGCACCCGGGAGAGCGCGGTCGGGCAGGCCGCCGCGATCAACGTCGTCATGGTGCTGTCCCGGGTGGACGAGACCGGCGGCGGACGGATCGACGGGCTGCTCACCGCCCGCCAGCTCGCCCGGCGGCAGCACCGCGATCCCCGGGTGGACGCGCTCTGCGTGAACGTCGTCCCGTGCAGCGGCCTGCTCGGCCTGGCCGGTCGGATCCTCAGCGAGTCGGACTTCGCGGTGCTCGCGGCGCTGGCCCGGGTGTCCCGTCCGGAGCTGGAGCCGCACCTGCTCTCCGCCGACCGCTTCCTCCGCGGCGACCTGCCGCTGCGGCTGGACGCCGGGGTCCGCGCCGCACTGCTGGACCGGCTCGGGCTCTTCGGGCTCCGGCTGGCGACCACCCTGATCCGGACCGGCTGCGACACCCGGGCCAAGCTCTCGGCCGAGCTGATCCGGCGCAGCGGCCTGACCGAGCTGCGCGAGTCGATGGCCCGCTTCCTCGTCGATCGGCGGGACACGCTCAAGGCGCGGTCGGCGCTGGCCGCCGTGGAGGCGCTGGTGCGAGCCGAGCCCGCCCGGGGCGCGGACGAGCTGCTCGGCCGGGTCGAGCAGATCCTCGTCGCGGCGCACGAGTTCCGCGAGCTGCGCCTGCTCGCCGCGCTGCGCACCAGCCGGCTCGGCTTCGACGCGGAGCTGGCCGCCGAGGCGCAGCGGCTGGTCGGCGGCGACGGGATCGGCCTGGCGGCCCGGCTCGGCGTCGAGCACGACGCGAGCGTGCAGCGGCTGTGGGACGCGGCCGCCGAGGCGCAGTGGCGCTGGCGGAACCGCGCGGAGGACCCGCTGCTACGCCTGGCCCAGCGGCGCGGCGCCCAGGTCGTCGTCCGCAGCTGCGAGGGGATGCTCGCCGAGCTGGCGGAGGGGGGCCGGTGA
- the trxA gene encoding thioredoxin, with product MATVELTTANFDEVTEQDGVVLLDFWADWCGPCKRFAPVYERSSEKHPEIVFGKVDTEAQQELAVKFNISSIPTIMAIKDGVIVFAQPGALPESALENLIEQVEKLDMDEVRKQMAEQGHKH from the coding sequence ATGGCAACGGTTGAGCTGACCACGGCCAACTTCGACGAGGTGACCGAACAGGACGGCGTCGTCCTCCTCGACTTCTGGGCCGACTGGTGCGGTCCGTGCAAGCGGTTCGCGCCCGTCTACGAGCGCTCGTCGGAGAAGCACCCGGAGATCGTCTTCGGCAAGGTCGACACGGAGGCGCAGCAGGAGCTGGCGGTCAAGTTCAACATCAGCTCCATCCCGACCATCATGGCGATCAAGGACGGCGTGATCGTGTTCGCCCAGCCGGGCGCCCTGCCGGAGTCCGCCCTCGAGAACCTGATCGAGCAGGTCGAGAAGCTCGACATGGACGAGGTCCGCAAGCAGATGGCCGAGCAGGGCCACAAGCACTGA
- a CDS encoding MFS transporter permease, which yields MTGWLTEAVPRGRVAAFRTLVYLFVAADLVIFTPWVRTRVDVPGDLYQPLLVGRLLPLPTPTPVLVGVIFWVLLALSLLAATGRAPRLLGWTVFALYFQWMIVAMSYGKVDHDRFGLLVALAALPTAGRARHGDPTRTEAGGWALRVTQLAVICTYFLAAWAKFRFGGLDWATGSVLARAIIRRGTDLADLIAQVPHLLVVAQFGILAFELLSPLVFVLPERWRLAAVGFFYSFHLVTIATITISFAPHLVAMTSFLPLERVRPISLLRRRRSPAPLRQLGEHPLAAADDDLGAAPLGQA from the coding sequence GTGACCGGCTGGCTGACCGAGGCGGTCCCGCGCGGGCGGGTGGCCGCCTTCCGCACTCTCGTCTACCTCTTCGTGGCGGCCGACCTGGTGATCTTCACCCCCTGGGTGCGTACCCGGGTCGACGTGCCCGGCGACCTCTACCAGCCGCTGCTGGTCGGCCGGCTGCTCCCGCTGCCCACGCCCACCCCGGTCCTGGTCGGCGTGATCTTCTGGGTGCTGCTGGCGCTCTCGCTGCTCGCCGCGACCGGGCGGGCGCCCCGGCTGCTCGGCTGGACGGTCTTCGCCCTCTACTTCCAGTGGATGATCGTCGCGATGAGCTACGGCAAGGTCGATCACGACCGGTTCGGGCTCCTCGTCGCGCTCGCCGCCCTGCCGACCGCCGGGCGGGCCCGGCACGGTGATCCCACCCGCACCGAGGCCGGCGGTTGGGCGCTGCGGGTCACCCAGCTCGCGGTGATCTGCACGTATTTCCTGGCGGCCTGGGCCAAGTTCCGCTTCGGCGGCCTCGACTGGGCCACCGGGTCGGTGCTGGCCCGGGCGATCATCCGGCGCGGCACCGACCTGGCCGACCTGATCGCCCAGGTCCCGCACCTGCTGGTCGTCGCCCAGTTCGGCATACTCGCCTTCGAGCTGCTCAGCCCGCTGGTCTTCGTGCTGCCCGAGCGGTGGCGGCTGGCGGCGGTGGGCTTCTTCTACTCGTTCCACCTGGTCACCATCGCCACGATCACCATCTCGTTCGCGCCGCACCTGGTGGCGATGACCAGCTTCCTGCCGTTGGAACGGGTCCGCCCGATCAGCCTGCTCCGCCGTCGGCGGTCACCGGCCCCCCTCCGCCAGCTCGGCGAGCATCCCCTCGCAGCTGCGGACGACGACCTGGGCGCCGCGCCGCTGGGCCAGGCGTAG
- a CDS encoding MaoC family dehydratase has product MQFGRYYEEFEVGAVYRHWPGKTVTEYDDHLFCLLTMNHHPLHMDAHYAESASQFKRNVVVGNYIYSLLLGMSVPDVSGKAIANLEIESLRHVAPTFHGDTIYGETTVLDKRESSSKPDRGVVAVETRGYNQDGTLVCVFRRKVMVPKKEYAAAAVPEGVDPERPSFPEPR; this is encoded by the coding sequence ATGCAGTTCGGCCGCTACTACGAGGAGTTCGAGGTCGGCGCGGTCTACCGGCACTGGCCGGGCAAGACCGTCACCGAGTACGACGACCACCTCTTCTGCCTGCTCACCATGAACCACCACCCGCTGCACATGGACGCGCACTACGCCGAGTCGGCGTCCCAGTTCAAGCGCAACGTGGTGGTCGGCAACTACATCTACTCGCTGCTCCTCGGCATGTCGGTGCCGGACGTCAGCGGCAAGGCGATCGCCAACCTGGAGATCGAGTCGTTGCGGCACGTCGCCCCGACCTTCCACGGGGACACCATCTACGGCGAGACCACGGTGCTGGACAAGCGGGAGTCCTCCTCGAAGCCGGACCGCGGCGTGGTCGCGGTGGAGACCCGGGGCTACAACCAGGACGGCACCCTGGTCTGCGTGTTCCGCCGCAAGGTGATGGTTCCCAAGAAGGAGTACGCGGCCGCGGCGGTGCCCGAGGGTGTCGACCCGGAGCGGCCGAGCTTCCCCGAGCCGCGCTGA
- a CDS encoding TrmH family RNA methyltransferase → MTDDQLDVGVGPWPGDPPDDPRYDPELLAEGDRRNVVDRYRYWRREAVVTDLDRRRHDFHVAIENWQHDFNIGTVVRNANAFLAAEVHIVGRRRWNRRGAMVTDRYQHVRHHPTIEEFVAWAAERRLPVVGIDNLPGSKPLETSTLPRRCVLLFGQEGPGLSDAARAACGELFSIAQYGSTRSINAGVASGIAMHAWIRAYAGPPPD, encoded by the coding sequence GTGACCGACGACCAGCTCGACGTGGGTGTGGGGCCCTGGCCCGGCGACCCGCCGGACGACCCGCGGTACGACCCGGAGCTGCTCGCCGAGGGCGACCGGCGCAACGTGGTGGACCGCTACCGCTACTGGCGGCGCGAGGCCGTGGTGACCGACCTGGACCGGCGCCGGCACGACTTCCACGTGGCCATCGAGAACTGGCAGCACGACTTCAACATCGGCACGGTCGTCCGCAACGCCAACGCCTTCCTCGCCGCCGAGGTGCACATCGTCGGGCGGCGGCGGTGGAACCGGCGCGGCGCCATGGTCACCGACCGCTACCAGCATGTCCGGCACCACCCGACGATCGAGGAGTTCGTCGCGTGGGCGGCGGAGCGGCGGCTGCCGGTGGTCGGCATCGACAACCTCCCCGGGTCCAAGCCGCTGGAGACGAGCACCCTGCCCCGCCGCTGCGTGCTCCTGTTCGGCCAGGAGGGCCCCGGCCTCTCGGACGCCGCCCGGGCCGCCTGCGGCGAGCTCTTCTCGATCGCCCAGTACGGCTCCACCCGGTCGATCAACGCCGGGGTGGCCAGCGGGATCGCGATGCACGCCTGGATCCGGGCGTACGCCGGGCCCCCGCCGGACTGA